A window of the Archocentrus centrarchus isolate MPI-CPG fArcCen1 chromosome 9, fArcCen1, whole genome shotgun sequence genome harbors these coding sequences:
- the LOC115786034 gene encoding nuclear factor 7, brain-like — protein sequence MAEKDALLEGFLSCHVCTETFRDPVSLSCSHSFCSSCLQKFWEQAKNKNCPICKRRSSKDNPLVNFALKELADSFAGRQKAGSSETEKGEKTLMSLCSKHQEEPKLFCVDEDRAVCPVCEFSLHHGHKVVPVEEAVSDLKEQLKSALKSLQDKRNKYKEVEQTYNEVIEHSKKQLLSTERQIRAEFNKLHQFLREEEESRLAALREEEEQKGRTISREMKMIEEQISSLSDSISAVEEELQKHSVPFLSSYKATQSRAQSSLSDPQLLSGALIDVAKHLGNLSFRVWEKIKEELHFSPVILDPNTANPCLCLSDDLTSVRRGDTKQQLPDNPERNTKYVNVLGSEGFSSGKHSWEVEVGDHPDWILGLVKESVDKNESSVSPETGFWCLDHQAGEYTDGYGQTVRVKKSLQRIRVQLDYDRGEVSFYNPEDMTHICTHRHTFTEKLFPYFSVGKSGDAKTCDIKICHSLKPLS from the coding sequence ATGGCTGAGAAAGATGCTCTTCTTGAAGGTTTCCTGAGCTGCCATGTGTGCACAGAGACTTTCAGAGAtcctgtgtctctgagctgcagccacagcttcTGTTCAAGTTGCCTGCAGAAATTCTGGGaacaagctaaaaacaaaaactgtcccATTTGTAAGAGAAGATCCTCTAAAGATAATCCACTTGTGAACTTTGCTCTGAAAGAACTTGCTGATTCATTTGCTGGCAGACAAAAAGCTGGATCATCTGAGACAGAAAAGGGAGAGAAGACATTAATGTCACTGTGCAGTAAACACCAAGAAGAGCCTAAACtgttctgtgtggatgaagataGAGCTGTGTGTCCTGTGTGTGAGTTTTCTCTCCATCATGGTCACAAAGTGGTTCCTGTAGAAGAAGCAGTCAGTGACctgaaggagcagctgaaatctGCCTTAAAGTCTCtgcaggacaagaggaacaaataCAAAGAAGTGGAGCAAACCTACAATGAAGTGATTGAACACTCCAAGAAGCAGCTGTTGTCCACAGAGAGGCAGATCAGAGCAGAGTTCAACAAACTCCACCAGTtcctgagagaggaagaggagtccaGACTGGCAGctctgagggaggaagaggagcagaaggGGAGGACTATCAGCAGAGAGATGAAGATGATTGAGGAGCAGATCTCCTCTCTGTCAGACAGCATCTCTGCTGTTGAAgaagagctgcagaaacacagcgTGCCATTCCTCAGCAGTTATAAAGCCACTCAGAGCAGAGCCCAGAGCTCACTGTCAGATCCACagctgctctcaggagctctgaTAGATGTGGCCAAACACCTGGGCAACCTGTCCTTCAGAGTGTGGGAGAAGATCAAGGAGGAGCTCCACTTCAGTCCTGTCATTCTGGACCCAAACACTGCAAAcccctgtctctgtctgtctgatgaTCTGACCAGTGTGAGACGTGGagacacaaagcagcagcttcctgaCAATCCAGAGAGAAACACTAAGTATGTCAATGTTTTAGGCTCTGAGGGCTTCAGCTCAGGGAAACACAGctgggaggtggaggtgggagaCCATCCTGACTGGATTTTGGGTTTAGTTAAAGAGTCAGTTGACAAGAATGAATCATCTGTTTCTCCAGAGACTGGATTCTGGTGTTTAGACCATCAAGCTGGAGAATACACTGATGGTTATGGTCAGACTGTGAGAGTGAAGAAGAGTCTCCAGAGGATCAGAGTCCAGCTGGACTATGACAGGGGGGAGGTGTCCTTCTACAACCCTGAAGACATGACTCACATctgcactcacagacacactttcACTGAGAAACTCTTCCCATATTTCAGTGTTGGAAAATCAGGAGACGCCAAAACCTGTGATATCAAAATCTGTCATTCACTGAAACCTTTGAgctga